The following proteins are encoded in a genomic region of SAR324 cluster bacterium:
- a CDS encoding ammonia-forming cytochrome c nitrite reductase subunit c552, producing MNVAFLVGTGGLAFAKKVENSCVDCHSDSDFLVTNKKLYNYFQQWTSSTHNQEEVTCTDCHGGNQEEADKKLAHGKDIDSNVRFANVPDTCGTCHDDIYNGYRKSPHFENLTKKKDGHQGPNCVTCHGSLNVAALNVNTVKKTCVQCHNEKTKNNPEIPDKAENLLNQFLSIHRFYRYISLRGEPTDTKSFLTGIDGQLEDLSTTWHTFDLKNIATKTRTVLDSLSAKRDEVRKQMKSRQK from the coding sequence GTGAACGTTGCATTTCTTGTGGGAACTGGCGGACTGGCTTTTGCAAAAAAAGTTGAAAACTCCTGTGTCGATTGTCACAGCGATTCGGATTTTCTGGTGACCAATAAAAAATTATACAATTATTTCCAGCAATGGACTTCGTCGACACATAATCAGGAAGAAGTGACCTGTACTGATTGTCATGGGGGCAATCAGGAAGAAGCAGATAAAAAACTGGCTCATGGGAAAGACATTGATTCCAATGTGAGATTTGCCAATGTTCCTGATACTTGTGGGACCTGTCATGATGATATTTATAATGGCTACCGCAAAAGTCCTCATTTTGAGAACCTCACCAAAAAGAAAGACGGACACCAGGGCCCCAACTGTGTGACCTGTCATGGGTCTCTCAATGTGGCTGCGTTGAACGTCAACACTGTGAAAAAAACCTGTGTTCAGTGCCACAATGAAAAAACCAAAAACAATCCTGAAATTCCTGACAAAGCTGAGAATTTACTCAATCAATTTCTTTCCATCCATCGCTTCTATCGCTATATTTCTCTTCGGGGAGAGCCCACAGATACCAAGTCTTTCCTGACCGGCATAGATGGTCAACTGGAAGATCTTTCAACTACCTGGCATACCTTTGATCTCAAAAATATCGCCACGAAAACACGCACGGTCCTCGATTCGCTCAGTGCCAAACGGGATGAAGTCCGTAAGCAGATGAAATCCCGGCAGAAGTGA
- the ilvN gene encoding acetolactate synthase small subunit, producing the protein METTYTISILVNNKPGVLMRLAQTFARRGYNVDSLVVSPSHEPAFSRMTVVVSGEPDTFDQILRQLNKLVDVVHAVHHQSDNAVERELALFKVKAESDRRAEVFQILEVFRAKTIDITENSLVVEVTGSSSKIDAIEKLFGPLGILEMVRSGKLIMARGTDKT; encoded by the coding sequence ATGGAAACGACTTATACGATAAGTATCCTGGTCAATAATAAACCAGGTGTTTTGATGAGATTGGCACAAACATTCGCACGAAGAGGATACAACGTTGATTCTCTGGTAGTATCCCCCTCTCATGAACCTGCATTTTCAAGAATGACCGTGGTTGTGAGTGGCGAACCTGATACGTTTGACCAAATTCTTCGGCAACTGAACAAACTGGTGGATGTTGTCCATGCAGTTCACCATCAGTCAGACAATGCGGTTGAACGAGAACTGGCACTGTTTAAAGTCAAAGCAGAATCAGATCGGAGAGCTGAAGTTTTTCAGATTCTTGAGGTTTTTAGAGCAAAAACCATAGATATCACTGAAAACTCCCTGGTTGTGGAGGTCACCGGCAGTTCATCCAAAATAGACGCCATTGAAAAATTATTTGGTCCGTTAGGGATTCTTGAAATGGTCCGATCAGGAAAGCTGATCATGGCCAGAGGTACGGACAAAACCTGA
- a CDS encoding NapC/NirT family cytochrome c, producing the protein MNETENNPGTGAPEKRHLKMPLNFLNMSGFILALIGVIGLMFLFFAGVFSKDSSSYVGIGYAVLFGFTIVGISLFVVGHIRGKQKQKRGEVSSFSEHFLLTHPLMTLFIGSVITVSITLLLGIASYKGYHVTESVEFCGQTCHSVMKPEWTTYHESSHARVKCVECHIGGGADWYVKSKLSGLRQVFAVMANSYSRPIPTPIHDLRPARETCETCHWPKKFIGYRETVKTHFLSDEDNTPYKLRMLIKIGGEETMMMKGRGIHYHMLLASKVEYIARDEKRQNIAWVRIKRSDGSVSTFNQTEKPLTEEERKTLPVRVMDCMDCHNRPAHKFPSPMDSINQAMESGVIPLDLPYIKKEAVKAIDTNYETTEEAVVGIANALRDFYKENYPDIFEEHNGKVEVAINGVQEVYQKTIFPEMKTKWSAYPDNIGHRDWQGCFRCHTDQLQSDKGETIFTTCDKCHLILAQGENIQSGTVDFEKGLEFRHPIREGDDENEKMSEYTDCSDCHTGGAETYE; encoded by the coding sequence ATGAACGAGACGGAAAATAATCCAGGGACTGGCGCACCAGAGAAGCGACATTTGAAAATGCCCTTGAACTTTTTGAATATGTCGGGTTTCATTTTGGCCCTGATTGGTGTCATTGGTTTGATGTTTCTGTTTTTTGCGGGGGTCTTTTCCAAAGACTCCTCGTCCTATGTCGGGATCGGTTATGCGGTGCTGTTTGGCTTTACCATTGTGGGTATATCGCTGTTCGTCGTTGGACATATTCGTGGTAAGCAGAAACAGAAGCGGGGAGAAGTCTCATCGTTTTCAGAGCATTTTTTACTCACCCACCCGTTGATGACTTTGTTCATCGGCTCAGTCATAACTGTTTCAATCACATTGCTTCTGGGGATTGCCAGTTATAAAGGTTATCATGTCACAGAATCGGTAGAATTCTGTGGCCAGACCTGCCACAGTGTCATGAAACCGGAGTGGACAACCTATCATGAGTCTTCTCATGCGCGGGTGAAGTGTGTGGAATGTCACATTGGCGGTGGGGCTGATTGGTATGTCAAATCCAAGTTATCAGGACTAAGACAGGTTTTTGCGGTGATGGCCAATAGCTATTCACGTCCTATTCCCACGCCCATCCATGATTTGCGTCCTGCACGCGAAACCTGCGAAACCTGTCACTGGCCCAAAAAATTTATTGGCTATCGGGAAACAGTCAAAACCCACTTCCTGTCAGACGAAGACAATACCCCCTATAAGCTTCGGATGTTGATCAAGATTGGTGGCGAAGAAACGATGATGATGAAAGGTCGAGGCATCCATTACCATATGTTGCTGGCCTCCAAAGTTGAATATATCGCTCGCGATGAAAAACGGCAGAACATCGCCTGGGTCCGTATCAAACGTTCGGACGGAAGTGTGAGCACCTTCAATCAAACAGAAAAACCACTCACGGAAGAAGAACGGAAAACCTTGCCGGTGCGTGTGATGGATTGCATGGACTGTCATAATCGCCCAGCCCATAAATTTCCAAGCCCCATGGATTCGATCAATCAGGCAATGGAATCAGGCGTTATTCCATTGGACCTTCCCTATATTAAAAAAGAGGCGGTGAAAGCCATTGACACCAACTATGAAACCACAGAAGAGGCGGTGGTCGGTATTGCGAATGCACTCAGAGATTTTTATAAAGAAAACTATCCGGACATTTTTGAAGAACACAATGGAAAGGTGGAAGTCGCTATCAATGGTGTTCAGGAAGTGTATCAGAAAACTATTTTCCCGGAGATGAAAACCAAGTGGTCGGCCTATCCGGATAATATTGGACACCGGGATTGGCAAGGATGTTTTCGTTGTCACACGGATCAATTGCAGTCGGACAAAGGGGAAACCATTTTTACAACGTGTGATAAATGTCACTTGATCCTGGCACAAGGCGAAAACATTCAGTCCGGAACCGTTGACTTTGAAAAAGGCCTGGAATTTCGCCATCCTATCCGAGAAGGCGATGATGAAAATGAAAAAATGAGTGAATATACGGATTGTTCCGATTGCCATACCGGTGGAGCAGAAACTTACGAATGA
- a CDS encoding 4Fe-4S dicluster domain-containing protein produces MSDPNEQLPENSGSGSTKAISRRKFFKKASIAGATVAATTAMASTPVDGDAFTDAVQEFFQGHYQKMTKEEVADAIARLERKTKRKYGVDIQINNDPPLEGVLFGYALNISKCKGYRKCVTACMEENNTSRALQIQYIRVLEMDKGSMNIEESNHYYDSETVPQEGKMYLPIQCHHCENPPCVRACPTKATWKEDDGIVVIDYNWCIGCHYCVVACPYWARRFNWEDPDLPPEKINPVTHYLGNRPRERGVMEKCTFCVQRTRKGKLPACLEACPTGARVFGNLLDPNSEIRYILENKTVFRLKEELNTNPKFWYYTD; encoded by the coding sequence ATGTCAGACCCAAATGAACAACTCCCGGAAAATTCAGGTTCCGGATCAACGAAAGCAATTTCCCGACGAAAATTTTTTAAAAAAGCCAGTATTGCTGGGGCAACCGTTGCGGCTACGACGGCAATGGCATCCACCCCGGTTGATGGCGATGCTTTCACCGATGCGGTTCAGGAATTTTTTCAGGGGCATTATCAGAAGATGACCAAAGAAGAAGTGGCTGATGCCATTGCCCGTCTGGAACGGAAGACCAAACGAAAATATGGTGTAGACATCCAGATCAATAATGATCCTCCGCTTGAAGGGGTTCTGTTTGGATACGCTCTGAATATCTCGAAGTGTAAGGGCTATCGCAAATGTGTTACCGCATGTATGGAAGAAAACAACACCAGCCGGGCTCTTCAAATTCAGTACATCCGTGTGCTGGAGATGGATAAAGGCTCCATGAACATTGAAGAATCAAATCATTACTATGATTCGGAAACTGTTCCCCAGGAAGGGAAAATGTATCTCCCGATCCAGTGTCACCATTGCGAAAATCCCCCCTGCGTGAGAGCCTGCCCCACCAAAGCTACCTGGAAAGAGGATGACGGGATTGTGGTCATTGATTATAACTGGTGCATCGGGTGCCATTACTGTGTGGTGGCATGTCCCTATTGGGCGCGTCGTTTCAACTGGGAAGATCCTGATTTGCCTCCGGAAAAAATTAATCCTGTCACCCATTATCTGGGGAACCGACCCCGGGAACGTGGCGTGATGGAAAAATGTACCTTCTGCGTGCAACGAACCCGAAAAGGGAAATTACCTGCCTGTCTGGAAGCCTGTCCTACTGGTGCCAGGGTTTTTGGGAATCTGCTCGATCCAAACAGCGAAATTCGTTATATTCTGGAAAACAAAACCGTTTTTCGCTTGAAAGAAGAATTAAATACTAATCCCAAATTCTGGTATTATACCGATTAG
- a CDS encoding glutathione S-transferase N-terminal domain-containing protein has translation MNLELYYYRECPFCQIVLSAIQQLGIEQLIQFKNTRENPDYRNDLQKLTGRTQVPCLVIDGNPMLESRDIASFLEKKFMK, from the coding sequence ATGAATCTTGAATTGTATTATTACAGGGAATGTCCGTTTTGCCAGATTGTTTTGAGTGCAATCCAACAATTGGGGATTGAGCAGTTGATCCAGTTCAAAAATACCCGGGAAAATCCTGATTACAGAAATGATTTGCAAAAACTAACAGGAAGAACCCAGGTCCCATGTTTGGTGATTGATGGTAATCCCATGCTGGAGTCACGTGATATTGCGTCCTTCCTGGAGAAAAAATTTATGAAATGA
- a CDS encoding cytochrome c family protein encodes MWKKGVIVLSMLGLVWAFPLSGQSQAKPAKYVGVNQCKKCHKSEKEGEQFKIWQKTKLAKSFETLKSDKALEAAKKIGFTGVPSESAECLTCHVTGYGEDKKMFDKKFSMEDGVQCESCHGPGSNYKSKKVKKELHRLKMELAKLKEGTPEYDKTASALKTERENLKEKFGLSLGTKENCTQCHAAEITVGGKTFKNPSWDPKKGFDFEQAKKDIAHPRGPYDDGGSDKADDADEDDKE; translated from the coding sequence ATGTGGAAAAAAGGAGTGATTGTTCTTTCAATGTTAGGACTGGTGTGGGCTTTTCCGTTGAGTGGACAGAGTCAGGCAAAGCCTGCTAAGTATGTAGGTGTCAATCAATGTAAAAAGTGCCATAAAAGTGAAAAAGAAGGCGAGCAGTTTAAAATCTGGCAAAAAACAAAACTGGCCAAATCTTTTGAAACGCTGAAATCCGACAAAGCCCTGGAAGCCGCGAAGAAAATCGGTTTCACCGGAGTTCCTTCTGAAAGTGCTGAATGCTTGACTTGTCATGTGACAGGTTATGGTGAAGACAAAAAAATGTTTGATAAAAAATTCAGTATGGAAGACGGTGTGCAATGTGAGTCTTGCCATGGTCCTGGAAGCAACTACAAAAGTAAAAAGGTTAAAAAAGAATTGCACCGTTTAAAAATGGAACTGGCAAAACTCAAAGAAGGAACACCTGAGTATGATAAAACTGCCTCGGCTCTCAAAACAGAACGGGAAAACCTGAAAGAAAAATTTGGTTTGAGTTTGGGAACTAAAGAGAATTGTACACAATGTCATGCCGCGGAAATCACTGTTGGTGGCAAAACCTTCAAAAATCCTAGCTGGGATCCGAAAAAAGGTTTCGATTTTGAACAAGCCAAGAAGGATATTGCTCATCCACGAGGACCATATGATGACGGCGGAAGTGATAAAGCTGACGATGCTGATGAGGATGACAAAGAATAA
- a CDS encoding peroxiredoxin: MSVLVGKKAPDFTAQAVVNGNQFNATFSLSQFLGKKYVILFFYPKDFTFVCPTELHAFQEALPKFAKLNTEVIGVSTDTEFSHHAWLQMPKNKGGIQGVTYPLVADTNKTISANYDVLAGEYDYDEDGNLLAKGELVAYRGLFLIDKKGVVQHQLVNNMPLGRNIDEALRLVEALQHVEEYGEVCPAGWNKGKDAMKATHDGVAGYLASH; the protein is encoded by the coding sequence ATGAGTGTACTTGTAGGAAAAAAAGCACCCGATTTTACAGCTCAAGCTGTGGTTAACGGAAATCAATTCAACGCGACATTTTCATTATCCCAATTTCTGGGAAAGAAATATGTTATATTGTTCTTCTACCCCAAAGATTTTACTTTTGTATGCCCAACCGAACTGCATGCGTTTCAGGAAGCATTGCCTAAATTTGCCAAATTGAATACGGAAGTAATCGGTGTTTCCACGGATACCGAATTTTCGCATCATGCCTGGTTGCAAATGCCCAAAAATAAAGGTGGCATTCAGGGCGTAACCTATCCTTTAGTGGCAGATACCAATAAAACCATTTCCGCTAATTATGATGTGTTGGCAGGTGAGTATGATTATGATGAAGACGGTAATCTGCTGGCCAAAGGTGAACTGGTTGCTTACCGTGGGTTATTTCTGATTGATAAAAAAGGAGTTGTGCAACATCAACTGGTCAATAACATGCCACTGGGACGGAATATTGATGAAGCGTTACGTCTCGTGGAGGCCCTTCAGCATGTTGAGGAATATGGTGAGGTTTGCCCGGCTGGTTGGAACAAAGGAAAAGATGCGATGAAAGCAACTCATGATGGTGTTGCCGGATATTTAGCTTCCCATTAA
- the nrfD gene encoding polysulfide reductase NrfD → MKVVRFFLQSALEIFRGGRVYWTWVAMLGFLALVGLYCYVYQFQVGALHSTDLGEEVPWGIYIANFAFMVGIAAAAVMLVIPAYIFHQESIKEVVIMGEVIAATACIMCILFILASLGRPDRLWHILPFIGRLNFPSSMLAWDVVVINTYLILNLIIPTYMLYTKFEGREPNPKIYFPLVLLSIFFAISIHTVTAFLFSSNVSRPFWHSSILGPRFLASAFSSGPAFMILILQVIDRQTKLKVSAKVIESLALITAVALQISLFLLGAEFFTDFYSQTQHASSIQYLFFGLEGHNHLVPWIWTAVALNVTAVFILSVHKLRNNKLFLNIACLLLIVGIWIEKGMGLVIPGFIPSPLGDIVEYSPSIYEIGVCVGIWAIGGLIFTFLAKMTVPIEIGAFRKERLSEKDPHWGKRTTDRVINVAD, encoded by the coding sequence ATGAAAGTTGTTCGGTTTTTTTTGCAATCAGCTTTAGAAATATTTCGCGGAGGGCGCGTTTATTGGACGTGGGTCGCTATGCTGGGTTTTCTGGCGTTGGTGGGGCTCTATTGTTATGTCTACCAGTTTCAGGTAGGGGCTCTTCACTCCACCGATCTGGGAGAGGAAGTTCCCTGGGGCATTTACATCGCCAATTTTGCTTTCATGGTTGGAATTGCCGCGGCCGCGGTCATGCTGGTCATTCCCGCGTATATTTTTCATCAAGAGTCCATCAAGGAAGTCGTCATCATGGGCGAAGTCATTGCGGCGACAGCGTGCATCATGTGCATCCTGTTCATTCTTGCCAGTTTGGGACGTCCGGATCGACTTTGGCATATTCTTCCGTTCATCGGTCGTTTGAATTTCCCCTCTTCCATGCTGGCTTGGGATGTCGTGGTCATCAACACCTACTTGATATTGAATCTGATTATTCCGACCTACATGCTTTATACAAAATTTGAAGGCAGGGAACCCAATCCGAAAATTTATTTTCCCTTGGTGTTACTTTCCATCTTTTTTGCGATCTCTATCCACACCGTGACAGCGTTTCTGTTTTCATCCAATGTTTCCCGACCTTTCTGGCATTCCAGCATTCTCGGACCTCGCTTTCTGGCTTCCGCGTTTTCTTCGGGTCCGGCATTTATGATTCTGATATTGCAGGTGATTGATCGACAAACAAAACTGAAAGTCAGTGCAAAGGTTATTGAAAGTTTGGCTCTCATTACTGCGGTTGCACTGCAAATCAGTCTGTTTTTGCTTGGTGCTGAATTTTTCACGGACTTTTATAGTCAAACCCAACATGCCAGTTCAATTCAGTACCTGTTTTTCGGACTAGAGGGACATAACCACCTGGTTCCGTGGATTTGGACTGCCGTTGCATTGAATGTGACCGCTGTTTTTATTCTCTCTGTTCATAAGTTGCGTAATAACAAGCTTTTTCTCAACATCGCCTGCCTGCTGTTGATTGTTGGCATCTGGATCGAAAAAGGCATGGGCCTCGTGATTCCGGGATTCATTCCTTCTCCATTGGGCGATATTGTTGAGTATTCCCCCAGCATTTATGAGATTGGTGTATGTGTAGGCATCTGGGCCATTGGTGGACTGATCTTTACGTTTCTGGCAAAAATGACAGTCCCGATCGAAATTGGCGCATTCAGAAAAGAACGCCTCTCAGAAAAAGATCCTCATTGGGGAAAACGGACTACCGACAGAGTGATCAACGTAGCGGACTAG